From the genome of Brassica oleracea var. oleracea cultivar TO1000 chromosome C4, BOL, whole genome shotgun sequence:
GAAAAGTCTTGTTTCTTGTCGAGTGATTCTCTAAGTAAACATATCTTCCCTTGTTGGTCTTGACGTAACATTCCAAACCATAATCGAAGCCGGTAGTATCATAAGGTCTTTCCGCAACCTTGTGTGTTGCCTTTCAAACCACCCAGTTCTCCCATCTTTGGCGAGTTCATATCCAAATCCCGTTGAGTGATCCTTGTCCGAATCCAGGACGTATCAAAGTGGTATCAGAGCCACTCAACCGGTATCATCTTTTCATCTTCTCATCTTCCATTTTCTAAATCTGTTCATCTTCTTCTATCTATCTCAAATCCGGGCCATCTCTTTACCAGCCACTAGATCTATATAAAAAAAAAAAGAAAAGAGAAAAAAGAGATCTATCTATAAAAAAAAAAGAATCAAAAAGTTCGATTAGTGGCTAGGTGGTGGAAGAGAAATCCTGCTGGCTGAAGAGAAATCCAGCCTTAGAGTGGTTAATACGGATTTCAAACCCAAAAAGTTCTTATCTTTCTATCTAACTACCCCTGATTTCTTGGAGATCCTAACTTGTTACTAGTCTTGTTCTCTTAGAACTTTGAGAGACAACTTATTGAGTGACCATCCCAAATCCCGAGAGAAACACTAAGAGTGGACGAGATCAAACACTTGAGTGAGTGAGGAATTTTGTTGTTTAAACTAATCTCTTGTGTTAAGCTTTTCAGGAACTATGGAGAGTGAAGAAGATATGAACCAAACCGGGAATTCTTATGCTGGTTTATCTTACTTGCAGATGAGAGCTCTCAATGATTCCATGACTAACCTTATGAATGCAGGTTTGGAACAGATCCATCTCAAACTAGATGAGATCCAAGGTAGCCAACCGGCCAGATCTAGAACCAGGCGAGATCGCCCACGGAGGAACAACCGGCCGAAAGAAGAAGTCGGAGAGGATGAGAACCAAGACGATCGTTCCATCAACCGCCCTAGGAGAGGAACCCAAAACCGTGACCCAGGTGATGTTAATCCTTTTGCTAGAACTGATCAAACTAATGAGGGATTAGGAGGAGTGAAACTTAAGATCCCAACTTTTGATGGTAAAAACGATCCAGATGCTTTCCTTGAATGAGAAATAAAAATTGAAGTTGTTTTTGATTGTCAAAACTTCTCTGAAATGAAAAAGGTTAGATTGGCCGCTGCTGAGTTTGTTGGCTATGCTATTAACTGGTATGATCAAGTGTTGACTCACAGGAGGAGGAATGGCGGAGCACCAATCTTTACTTGGGACGAGCTCTCGGCCATGATGAGGAGACGTTTTGTTCTTGAACATTATCACCGGGAACTCCATCAAAAACTCAGACGGTTGCTTCAAGGAACCAAATCCGTGGAGGACTATCACCAAGAGATGGAGATCTTGATGCTAAAGGTGGATGTAGACGAGCCCCTAGACGCCACTATGGCCAGATTCCTATCCAGTCTCAACCGAGAAATTCAAGATCAAATGGAGCTTCAGGAGTATGTCAGTATTGAACAAATGCTACACAACGCCATTCTGATCGAACAACAAGTCAAGAGAAAGGGCTACTCTAAACTGGCCTTTGCTCCCAAGCCTAGCCATCAAGACAAAGGTAAGGCTCGTGTTGACAAAGGCAAATCAGATGAGACCAATAACCGGGCAAGAGACATTCGGTGTTATAGATGTCAAGGCCTTGGCCACTATGCCAGCAAGTGTCCGAACCAGAAAGTGATGATCCTCATGGAGAATGGCGAGGTTGAGTCCGATGATGATCAGGACGATCTAGAGGACAAGGGCGACCACGGTCCTATCTTTGATGAGGACATAGAGTCCTTCGACTACCCACACCAAGGGCCACTTCTAGTTGCCAGGAGAGCCATGGATGAAGGCCTTGCTCCGATCTGTGAAGAACATTCAGACAATGATCTAGAACCGGCCTTTGATGAGACACTTGAGCCGATCTATGATGATGATGATGGACATCTCGACTACCCAGCTTACGGTCCACTTCTTGTTACCAGAAGAACATTAAGTGTTCAACCCAAAACCAATGAACAAAAACAAAGGGAGAATCTTTTTCATTCTCGATGCTTAGTTTCAGAAAAAGTTTGTTCTTTGATTATTGATGGTGGTAGTTGCACTAATGTTTCTAGTGAGTCTCTTGTCAGGAAGTTAGGACTCGTGACCAAACCACTTTCCCGACCTCTCAGATTGGAGTGGTTGAACGACACTGGAGAACAGTACGTCCGGGAACAGGTCGCGGTCCCTCTCACTATTGGACGATATGAGGACGAGGTCCTTTGCAACAATCTGCCCATGGACGCATGCCATATTCTGTTAGGACGACCATGGCAGTTTGACAAAAAGACTATACATGACGGATACACCAACCGCCACTCCTTTGATCATAAGGGAAAGAAGATCACCTTGGTTCCCCTCTCACCGGCCGAAGTCCATCAAGACCAGCTCCAGCTGAAGAAGAGCCGAGACAAAGAGCCAAAGCCATCCGAACCTGAGTTATCTCCTAGGAACTCTAAATTCTTTATCAAAGGAAGCCAGGTAAAGAAATCCTTATGCTCACAACAGCCGTTTCTTTTGCTTGTTTACAAAGAAACTCTAATGGCTTCCTCTTCTAACATTGCACCGGAAATTCCGAGTGATCTGAAAGATGTTTTGCAGGAATACTCTGATGTGTTTCCAGATGAGAATCCTAAGGGATTGCCACCAGTCCGAGGCATTGAACATCAGATTGATTTCGTTCCAGGTGCATCTCTTCCAAACCGGCCAGCTTACCGAACCAATCCAGTGGAGACAAAGGAACTTCAAAGACAGATTGGAGAGCTTCTTGAGAAGGGATACATCCGGGAGAGCCTCAGACCTTTTGTTGTTCCTGTTCTCCTTATTCCCAAAAAGGACGGATCTTGGCGCATGTGCGTGGACTGCCGAGCCATCAACAACATAACGGTAAAGTATAGGCATCCAATCCCTAGGCTTGATGACATGCTTGATGAGTTGCATGGTTCCTCTGTGTTTTCTAAAATTGATTTGAAAAGTGGTTATCACCAAATTCGCATGAAGGAAGGTGATGAATGGAAAACTGCATTCAAAACTAAACTAGGATTGTATGAATGGCTTGTCATGCCATTTGGCCTTACCAATGCACCTAGTACATTCATGCGTTTGATGAATCATATCTTGCGGTCCTTTATTGGTCATTTTGTTGTTGTCTACTTTGATGACATTCTCATTTACAGAAAGAATCTTGATGATCATAAATTACATTTGAAATCTGTTCTTGAAGTTCTTAGAAGAGAACATTTGTTTGCTAATCTTGGTAAGTGTTCTTTTGGGACAGATCACGTGGTCTTCTTAGGCTCTATTGTAGGTGCAGATGGACTCAGAGTGGACGAGGAAAAGATCAAGGCCATTCGAGATTGGCCTAGTCCAACGACCGTGGGCGAGGTGAGAAGCTTTCACGGCCTGGCCGGGTTCTTTCGAAGGTTCGTCCAGAACTTCAGCTCTATAGCCACCCCTCTTACCGAAGTAATCAAAAAGAACATTGGGTTCAAGTGGGAACAAACCCAGGAAGAGGCGTTCCAGATCCTCAAAGGGAAGTTGACTCAAGCCCCATTACTTGTTCTTCCTGATTTCTCTAAAACTTTCAAAATCCAGTCTTTGAAACATCTTAAGGGCCAGCAGAAGTTGAACAAAAGACATGCCCGTTGGGTCGAGTTCATTGAGACCTTTTCTTATGTGATCAAGAACAAGCAAGGCAAGAAAAACGTGGTGGCTGATACCTTGTCCAGAAGGTATGTTCTTCTGTCCACTCTTGAGACCAAGTTGCTTGGGTTTGAGTTTATCAAAGACTTGTATGCAACTGATCCAGACAAAATTTTCAGAAAATGTTCCAAGGTTGCATATGGGAAGTATTATCAAATTTCTGATTTCTTATTCTTTGATAACCGTCTTTGTGTTCCCCAATGTTCTTTGAGGGAGTTGTTTGTCAGGGAATCTCATGGAGGAGGCTTGATGGGACATTTCAGGATCAAGAAAACCTACAAGGTGATTTATGATCACTTCTATTGGCCGAGTCTGATGAAAGATGTGGAGAGGATATGCAACCGCTGTGTAGTGTGCAAGAAGGCCTAGTCCAAAATGAAAAACCAAGGTTTGTACTCAGCTTTACCGATTCCATCTCATCCTTGGGTAGATATCTCTATGGATTTCGTGCTTGGCTTACCTAAGACTAAGGCCGGACGAGACTCTATCTTTGTGGTAGTTGATAGGTTCTCAAAAATAGCTCATTTCATACCTTGTCATAAAACTGATGATGCTGTGCATGTTGCTGAACCATTCTTTAGAGATGTTGTCCGCTTGCATGGCATGCCTAGAACAATTGTGTCTGGTCTAAGCTAGGAACTAGACTTTTCTCGACCACTTGTCATCCTCAGACCGATGGTCAAACTTAGGTTGTGAACCGAACTTTGTCTGCATTTCGTAGGTCTTTGGTTAATAAGTATCTTAGACTTTGGGAAGAATGTTTGCCACATGTTGAGTTTGCATACAATCATTCTGTGCATTCTGCTACTAAGTTCTCTCCATTTGAAATTGTTTATGGTTTCAACCCTATGTCTCCCCTTGATCTTTTGGCGTTGCCTGTGAGTGAAAGAGTTAGTACAGATGGGAAGAAGAAAGCCGAGTCCATCCGGAAGTTGCATGAGCAAGTATGTGCCAACATCACGACCAAGACAAAGATCTATGAGAGAAAGGCAAATAAGAAAAGAAGCAAGGTCGTTTTTGAGGAGGGTGATCTTGTTTGGGTTCATTTGAGAAAGGAACGCTTTCCGGAGGAAAGGAAGTCCAAACTCTTGCCTAGGGTCGATGGACCATTCCAGATCCTTAAGAAAACCAGTGACAATGCGTATCAATTGGATCTGAAAGGTAAGTATGATATTTTTCCAAGTTTCAATGTTTATGATCTATCTCCTTTATTTGCAGATGATCCATATTTGTGGACAAATCTTTTTGAAGAGAGAGGAAATGATGCGCCTCAATCCATGGATCAGTACATGGAACCAAACCAGAATGGAGATCAGACCGTTTAGAACAGCTCAGCCGAGGTTCGCCTTCCTAGCCGTACCAACCAGGATGATCGAGCCGTGGANNNNNNNNNNNNNNNNNNNNNNNNNNNNNNNNNNNNNNNNNNNNNNNNNNNNNNNNNNNNNNNNNNNNNNNNNNNNNNNNNNNNNNNNNNNNNNNNNNNNNNNAGCTTCGACCAAGTCCACGTCCTGAAGACCGATCTGACCGAACCAGTGCGCGTCCTTCCCAACCATCTCGACAGGCCAGAGTTAAAAGCCGAGCCAGACTTGATTTGGATCATGTCAGACTTGACGTGGATCATGCCAGACTTGATGAGGATCATGCCAGACTTGACTTGGATCGTGAGGTTTCCCAAAATGATCGAGACTTCTCTCTCTTTGTCCGTTTGGCACGAACCGACTGTTCAAATGATAGAGCCAATGGACTAACCCTCATGTCCGACTCCCTCTTGGACTTCTATCATTCAAATTTCTCTAAGGCACAGATCATCCAACTATCTGAAGACTTAGGCCGCATCAGTACACTGCTTGATCAGGCCACAGACTGTCCAGCCCGTCCCGCGTTTGTCCAGCCCCTTCCCGCGGCGACTTCAACTTGATCGAATGAATCTAGACATCAGCCGAAGAGTCACATCGACCAGATCTGAAGCTGAAGAGTTTCTTGACTGACCTTCCACATTCTCAGCCAATTTTGTTATTTCCCAAGTGTTTTTATTAATGTCTTTCATTTACCACAAGTACTATAAATATGTAAACTCTTCTTCATTATGAATCAATCGATTTTCTTTCAAAGTTTATGAGTTTATCTCTTTGTTCTTCGTTTAGAACAGTCTTGTTTCATGTCGAGTGATTCTCCAAGTAAACATATCTTCGTTTGTTGCTCTTGACGTAACATTCCAAACCACAATCGAAGCCGGTAGTATCATAAGGTCTTTCCGCAACCTTGTGTGTCGCCTTTCAAACCACCCAGTTCTCCCATCTTTGGCGAGTTCATATCCAAATCCCGTTGAGTGATCCTTGTCTGAATCCAGGACGTATCAGCTCCCGTATCAAGAACCCACACATCAGAAGAGTGTGTGTGTCCGTGCACAACAAGAGCGATGTCGTCGTCAGACTTGGTTTCATCCTCGGCTACTTCAACATACCCAAACTGCTGCTCCTTCATCTTGGGACAGTCTGACTTCCAATGTCCCTTCTCTTTGCAATAGTTGCAAATATCATATGCTTTAGGACCCCTTGGAAACGATTTCCTATCTTTCGAAGTCCTTCTGTTCCCATGTCCCTTCACACCACTGACAAACAACCCTGATGCTTGATTGTCTGTCCCTGAGCTGGATGCCTTATGGCGCAATTCCCGGCTATGAAGCGCCGACCTAACTTCTTCCAGTTTCACTGTATCTTTGCCAACAATGAACGATTGCACGAAGTTCTCGAAGGAGTTCGGCAGAGATACCAACATGATTTATGCCGCGTCTTCATCCTCCACCTTAACATCGATGTTACGCAGCTCCAGTAATATCAAATTTAGCTTGTCAAGATGGTCGTGAAGCTCAATACCTTCTTGCATACGTAAGGCGAAGAGGCGTTGCTTCAGAAGTAGCTTNNNNNNNNNNNNNNNNNNNNNNNNNNNNNNNNNNNNNNNNNNNNNNNNNNNNNNNNNNNNNNNNNNNNNNNNNNNNNNNNNNNNNNNNNNNNNNNNNNNNNNNNNNNNNNNNNNNNGAGAACGCTTTCTCTTCCAGAGCCTCCAAATCAGCTGCTTTAGATTTTTTCCCTGGCAATGGTCCCCAGATGCCTTGTTACTTCAACAACGCCTGCATCTTAATCTGCCAAAGACTGAAGCTATTTCTCCCATCAAACTTGTCGATCTTCGCGTTTATTCTAGACATCTTCTCACCAGATCACCAACCCCGAGCTCTGATACCAGTTTGTTGTAACGGACGTGAGAAGGAACAGATGTGGAAACAGATGAATAAAAATGATGTAACTACGACACAAATATTTAACGTGGTTCATCTCGGATATTTAACGTGGTTCATCCCTAGGGCTACGTCCACGGGCAAAGAGAGATCTTATTATTGGAGGCGATATTGAGCTTACAGAGTGCAAGTTTAGGGTTATTTCGAATACAAGATATAAATAGTAGCATCTCGCATCTAAAACCCTAGACTATACGGACTCATGGGCCTAAGCCCACGATCAGATGTAACATCCATAATAACTTGATGCAATGCTTTGGTGCAACCGAGTCGGTATGATGTACGTGATGTAATATTCATCGCCTAGATGTAACATACAGATTCAAGGCATATCAACAGGTTCATATATGCTCGGGATAGATTCTGTTTCAGTAAGATCTTTGGTTTACCCTATATAGTCTATATATTTCTTCGTTTTAGATGCAATTTTGCTAATCAATTTTAATTTATATTGTTTATTCTTCCTTTTTTTGATCAAAGAAACATTGCATTACTAGCAGGAGCCTAACCTCCTGAAACAGGGTTTGTTATAGACATAGCAAGGGCTGATTTTGCCACAGAATCAGCCTCGGAATTGAAATTACGAGAAATAAAGTGAAAAGAAATTACATCAAAGAGAGAGATAAAGTGATAGATATCAAACATGATACCGAACAGTTCAGATTGATACTCTCCCGTCTTCAACAAGTTGATTAGAGGTAGAGAATCAGATAGAACCGCAAGGGATCAGACGTTTGAAAATACGGCCAATGATACCGCGCGATGGACAGCGATGGCTTCTGCCATTAAAGCTGATGAAACATGGCTGAAGGATTCAGCTACGGTGGGTAGAGAACGCACAACCTCTCCAGTGAATACCCCTCCTATCCCGCATCGGCCAGAGTTAGCATCCCACGCCGCATCTACTTTAACTACAAGACTCCCAGGCTGGAACGTCGGAGGAGAGTAGGCCGCACGCTGGTGAGACCTGTTTTGATCGAGACTTAGTGGAGTTACCGTCTTGTTGTTAGGTTGAGCATCATTCCACTCTTTAGCATCCTTAATGCTCTTGAGAGCAATCTCTCGAGCTGTGAAGGCTTTATTCTCAAAACCAAGTTTATTTCTGGCTTTCCATAGGTTCCACATCACTCAGGGCCAGAGAGGACGTTCAAACCAACCGGAGGCAGAGGAACGAAGTTCCTTCCCTGTTTGATTAAATCCGAAACAGAGACAGTAGTGTTAGGTGGTCTCTGGTCTGTCGGGGTGAGGTCCCAGACTTCCTCCTCCAACGGGCAGGTGAGAAATACATGTAGATCATCTTCGTGGGCACCGCACTTTTTGCAGTTAAATCGTGGAAGACCTCTCCTCTCGAGATTAGCACTAACCGGGATGGCCTTTTTCACTACTCTCCACAGGAAGTCTTTTAACTTTGGGCTTGTTTTGATGTTCCAAATGTGTTGCAGCCAGTTCACCGGGTCATTCTCATGGTTCAACTGTCTGGTAGTTGTTATTCCAATCCCATACCCCGTCTTTGTAGAGTAAGAACCTGATTTTTCTGGGAGCCAGAGAGGTGTGTCCGGTGAAGCTGTTGAACTCGTTTTTATTCTCAAAATAGCATCCTCATACTGAGGTATAAATCTTCTTATTTTCTCCAGGTCCTATTTGTTGGAGAGAGGGCATAACAGCTCGCTAACCTTCATGAGGCTAGAATCAAGAGTAGAAGGACCTATCGGTTGAGTTGGTGTTGTGAAGGAGAGCCATGGATCGTCCCAGACTTGAATATTTTCACCATTGCCTACTGCCAAGCTGAGACCTTTCCTAAGAATGTCTCTTCCGGCCAGAGCACTTCGCCATCCATGGGAAGCTGTTGATGGGGTTGGGAAGTCCATGAATGAGGAGTTCCGATAATACTTGCCCTTAAGGACTCGAGCCAGAAGTGACTGTGGTTCTGTAATTAATCTCCACCCCACCTTCGCTAGTAGGGCGTCGTTAAAAGTCTCGATATCCCGGAACCCAAGTCAACCGGCGTATTTCGGCAGTGTCAAAGTATCCCAAGAGACCCAACACATCTTTTTCTTCTCGGGGTTTGCATCCCACCAATATCGAGTCAAGAGGGATTGAATTTGTTTACACAAGGATATTGGCAATTTAAAGCATGACATTGCATAGCATGGCATCGCAGCGAGGACAGATTTGAGCATAATCTGCTTGCCTGCCCCGGATAGAAATTTTGCAGTCCAACTATGTGCCTTTTGTGGGATTCTGTCCAGAATAGATGCAAAGATGTCTCGTTTTCTCCGTCCGAATCTCTCGGGCAGTCCGAGATACTTTCCTATCCCTCCTTCTGTGACTATCGCCATTGCTTCCTTAACTCTATCTTTGACGCAAGCCGGTGTTTTTGCAGATAACGTAATGGCTAATTTTTGAGGATTAATCTTCTGTCCCGAGACCGTCTCATAGGTTGATAGAATATTCATTAGAGCTGAAACGCAAGATGCCTTGGATTGACAGAAGAACATGGTATCATCGGCGAAAAGAAGGTGATTGATGGGTGGACTGTGGCGAGAAACCCGAATTTCGGGGAGAGAGCCGTCTGCTTGTCCCTTCTCGCACAAGGCAGAGAGGACTTCAGTGCACAATATGAAAATGTGGGGTGATAACGGATCGCCTTGGTGGAGGCCTCGGAATGGTATCACTGATCCCTGCGGAGCTCCATTTATCAAGAAGGAATATGATATTGATTCGATGCATGCCATTACCCATTGAATCCATATTGGATCAAACCGATCAGCCTTAGGACCTCTCTAACAAACGACCACTCGATCCTATTGTACGCCTTGCTCATGTCCGTTTTCACGGCCATAGAGAAATACTTCTTCGCCTCAGAAGTTCGCAGGTAGTGGAGCGTTTCATGGGTGATGATTACGTTGTCCGTGATCACTCGTCCCGCTACAAAGGCAGATTGTGTACTGGAGATGAGGCATGGTAGTAGCGGTTTGAGTCTTCGGGTAAGGATCTTGGCAATAATCTTGTAATGGGTGTTGCATAAAGCAATTGGTCGATAATCCGCGACCGATCGAGGACCGGTGATCTTAGGAATAAGCCTAATGTGGGTTTCGTTCTGATGGGTATGAAGCTGTCCCGTGGAGAAGAAGCTCTTAACATCTTTTGTTACATCCGGTCCCACTATGTGCCAATAGGATTGGTAGAAAGTGGCCGAGAACCCGTCCGGTCCCGGTACTTTGCCCCCGTTAGTAGACTTCACTGCCTCTAAAATTTCCGAATCGCTCGGTATCATTATCAACCTTTCATTCATCTCGGGTGTCACCTTCTTAGTGAGTAAGCCTTGCATCAGCTAGAAGTCCTCGTTACCATTCGTTGTGAAAATTTGAGTGAAGTACTCAGATATCACTCTTGCAATATCAGCTTCCTCATAGACAACTCCTCCTTGTGTGTCTTCAATGATAGGGATCGAGTTAATGGTTCTCCTCGTTCTGGTCACTGCGTGGAAGAAGCCCGTGTTCCGGTCTCCTTGCTTGAGCCATTGGATTCTGCTTCTCTATAAACAATTCTTAATATAAGAAAAAAGGGTGAACATAATTTTTATTTTATTTTCCAAATTGAGTTCATTAGCAAAATACAACAGTTTTAAGGACTTTTCATTTGAGATGATAAATCTGGGTATCTGTAACAAAATAGCCAAAAAAAAAAAAATGTGAATCTTTATAAAGCAGATGCAATTGTAGGTTATATAATTGTCTATTTAATTTTTCAAAATTTCATTTTTAATCATGAAGTTGGCAAAAATTTGCTCTTTAAACATTAAAGCTCAACTGCTAAAACTTTAAACATGTAAACTTGTTTCAGTAATATATTAAACATCAAAACTAACTTACTTGTTTCACATGTCAAACTTGTGACTGGTACTATCCATTAGTAAGTCAAAATAGGTGACATGGCGATTTTTTCCTTTTTTAAAAAATAATTTTAATAATTTTAATTAATAAAAAAAATTAAATTAAATTAAATTTAAAATAAATTCTATAAATCTAAAAATTGATAAAAATCCGATAATTAGAAAAATTTTAAAAATATGGAAAACTAATAAAATTCAAAAATTC
Proteins encoded in this window:
- the LOC106338067 gene encoding uncharacterized protein LOC106338067 codes for the protein MKKVRLAAAEFVGYAINWYDQVLTHRRRNGGAPIFTWDELSAMMRRRFVLEHYHRELHQKLRRLLQGTKSVEDYHQEMEILMLKVDVDEPLDATMARFLSSLNREIQDQMELQEYVSIEQMLHNAILIEQQVKRKGYSKLAFAPKPSHQDKGKARVDKGKSDETNNRARDIRCYRCQGLGHYASKCPNQKVMILMENGEVESDDDQDDLEDKGDHGPIFDEDIESFDYPHQGPLLVARRAMDEGLAPICEEHSDNDLEPAFDETLEPIYDDDDGHLDYPAYGPLLVTRRTLSVQPKTNEQKQRENLFHSRCLVSEKVCSLIIDGGSCTNVSSESLVRKLGLVTKPLSRPLRLEWLNDTGEQYVREQVAVPLTIGRYEDEVLCNNLPMDACHILLGRPWQFDKKTIHDGYTNRHSFDHKGKKITLVPLSPAEVHQDQLQLKKSRDKEPKPSEPELSPRNSKFFIKGSQVKKSLCSQQPFLLLVYKETLMASSSNIAPEIPSDLKDVLQEYSDVFPDENPKGLPPVRGIEHQIDFVPGASLPNRPAYRTNPVETKELQRQIGELLEKGYIRESLRPFVVPVLLIPKKDGSWRMCVDCRAINNITVKYRHPIPRLDDMLDELHGSSVFSKIDLKSGYHQIRMKEGDEWKTAFKTKLGLYEWLVMPFGLTNAPSTFMRLMNHILRSFIGHFVVVYFDDILIYRKNLDDHKLHLKSVLEVLRREHLFANLGKCSFGTDHVVFLGSIVGADGLRVDEEKIKAIRDWPSPTTVGEVRSFHGLAGFFRRFVQNFSSIATPLTEVIKKNIGFKWEQTQEEAFQILKGKLTQAPLLVLPDFSKTFKIQSLKHLKGQQKLNKRHARWVEFIETFSYVIKNKQGKKNVVADTLSRRYVLLSTLETKLLGFEFIKDLYATDPDKIFRKCSKVAYGKYYQISDFLFFDNRLCVPQCSLRELFVRESHGGGLMGHFRIKKTYKVIYDHFYWPSLMKDVERICNRCVVCKKA